In Carassius auratus strain Wakin chromosome 39, ASM336829v1, whole genome shotgun sequence, a genomic segment contains:
- the LOC113057899 gene encoding lysosome-associated membrane glycoprotein 2-like, which produces MGLQFSFKMSENASFQTLNLDPSPNVTEVNGTCGSGGSDSSLVLKSDEITVHLVFTNVSQKFRLHALMLSVNLTNGNVFNASNNNLSLWEASVGSSYMCKKEQSYNITDKLTINTFELQVQPFAVQNNKFNTAEDCVADEPDNFIVPIAVGVALAILIIIVLLAYVIGRKRSQTSGYEQFDS; this is translated from the exons ATGGGTCTTCAGTTCAGTTTCAAAATGAGTGAG AATGCCAGCTTCCAGACTCTTAATCTTGACCCGAGTCCTAATGTAACAGAAGTGAATGGAACCTGTGGAAGTGGTGGCAGTGACTCTTCCCTTGTGCTGAAGTCAGATGAAATCACAGTTCATTTGGTCTTCACAAAT GTTTCACAGAAGTTCCGTCTACATGCTTTGATGCTCTCTGTTAATCTTACAAATG GAAATGTTTTCAATGCCTCCAATAATAATTTGTCTCTATGGGAGGCATCTGTCGGAAGCTCCTACATGTGCAAAAAAGAGCAGAGTTACAACATCACTGACAAGCTTACCATCAACACGTTCGAACTACAGGTGCAGCCCTTCGCAGTCCAGAACAACAAGTTTAACACag ctGAGGATTGCGTCGCAGATGAGCCTGATAACTTCATTGTCCCTATAGCAGTGGGAGTTGCCCTGGCCATCCTCATTATTATTGTCTTACTGGCCTATGTGATCGGACGAAAGAGAAGTCAGACCTCTGGCTATGAGCAGTTTGATTCGTAA
- the LOC113057898 gene encoding protein ATP1B4-like isoform X1: MEVEQEGLVEHQPLEQDDLNFEKWKPKPKPKRTLHEKIDDLKTYLWNAETKEFMGRSGKSWSLILLFYSALYIFLAAMFAGGMCCLMWSISPYAPTYNDRVMPPGMTMFPHVDVAHGFDIAFNASDRSSWRKYAKALEAHLKPYDDGVQDRRNINCEGNTYFKQEDLEESAERKACQFKRSWLGECSGLKDKDFGYSKGKPCILVKMNRILGYLPGQGTPVNVTCGVKKGSTEGLGEVQFFPENIFNLRYYPYYGKLRHVNYSSPLVAVRFPSVQYDTQLHVQCKLNGKGIINDSPTDRFLGSVSFTLEVGA; encoded by the exons ATGGAAGTGGAACAGGAAGGACTGGTAGAACATCAGCCTCTGGAGCAGGATGACCTTAACTTTGAGAAATGGAAGCCCAAGCCAAAGCCCAAGAGGACGCTGCATGAGAAAATCGACGACTTAAAGACTTACCTGTGGAACGCAGAGACAAAGGAGTTTATGGGCCGCTCGGGGAAGAGCTGGA gCCTTATTCTGCTCTTTTACTCAGCATTATACATTTTCCTTGCGGCCATGTTTGCTGGTGGTATGTGCTGCCTGATGTGGTCGATTAGTCCATATGCTCCCACCTACAACGACAGAGTGATGCCACCAG GCATGACTATGTTTCCTCATGTAGATGTAGCTCATGGGTTTGACATTGCTTTCAATGCCTCTGACCGAAGCTCGTGGAGGAAGTATGCGAAAGCACTGGAAGCCCATCTGAAAC CCTATGACGATGGAGTGCAGGATAGGCGGAACATTAACTGCGAGGGAAATACGTATTTCAAGCAAGAAGACTTGGAGGAGAGTGCCGAGCGCAAGGCATGTCAGTTTAAGAGGTCCTGGCTGGGTGAATGCTCCGGCCTGAAGGACAAGGATTTCGGCTACTCAAAGGGAAAACCCTGCATCCTTGTCAAAATGAATCGG ATTCTCGGGTATCTGCCTGGTCAAGGCACTCCAGTAAATGTTACATGTGGAGTAAAG AAAGGGTCAACTGAAGGCCTCGGAGAAGTCCAGTTTTTTCCGGAAAATATCTTCAACTTGCGGTACTATCCCTATTATGGGAAACTGAGACAT GTGAACTACTCTTCCCCGCTGGTGGCTGTGCGCTTTCCTAGTGTCCAGTATGACACCCAACTACACGTTCAATGCAAACTGAATGGCAAAGGCATCATCAACGATTCACCAACTGACCGTTTCCTGGGTAGTGTGTCTTTCACTTTAGAAGTGGGTGCGTAG
- the LOC113057898 gene encoding protein ATP1B4-like isoform X2, whose protein sequence is MERDSTEGGAEELLLEDKVSKLRAGSLPKHELAEAMEVEQEGLVEHQPLEQDDLNFEKWKPKPKPKRTLHEKIDDLKTYLWNAETKEFMGRSGKSWSLILLFYSALYIFLAAMFAGGMCCLMWSISPYAPTYNDRVMPPGMTMFPHVDVAHGFDIAFNASDRSSWRKYAKALEAHLKPYDDGVQDRRNINCEGNTYFKQEDLEESAERKACQFKRSWLGECSGLKDKDFGYSKGKPCILVKMNRILGYLPGQGTPVNVTCGVKKGSTEGLGEVQFFPENIFNLRYYPYYGKLRHVNYSSPLVAVRFPSVQYDTQLHVQCKLNGKGIINDSPTDRFLGSVSFTLEVGA, encoded by the exons CGTGCAGGATCCCTTCCCAAACACGAACTAGCTGAGGCCATGGAAGTGGAACAGGAAGGACTGGTAGAACATCAGCCTCTGGAGCAGGATGACCTTAACTTTGAGAAATGGAAGCCCAAGCCAAAGCCCAAGAGGACGCTGCATGAGAAAATCGACGACTTAAAGACTTACCTGTGGAACGCAGAGACAAAGGAGTTTATGGGCCGCTCGGGGAAGAGCTGGA gCCTTATTCTGCTCTTTTACTCAGCATTATACATTTTCCTTGCGGCCATGTTTGCTGGTGGTATGTGCTGCCTGATGTGGTCGATTAGTCCATATGCTCCCACCTACAACGACAGAGTGATGCCACCAG GCATGACTATGTTTCCTCATGTAGATGTAGCTCATGGGTTTGACATTGCTTTCAATGCCTCTGACCGAAGCTCGTGGAGGAAGTATGCGAAAGCACTGGAAGCCCATCTGAAAC CCTATGACGATGGAGTGCAGGATAGGCGGAACATTAACTGCGAGGGAAATACGTATTTCAAGCAAGAAGACTTGGAGGAGAGTGCCGAGCGCAAGGCATGTCAGTTTAAGAGGTCCTGGCTGGGTGAATGCTCCGGCCTGAAGGACAAGGATTTCGGCTACTCAAAGGGAAAACCCTGCATCCTTGTCAAAATGAATCGG ATTCTCGGGTATCTGCCTGGTCAAGGCACTCCAGTAAATGTTACATGTGGAGTAAAG AAAGGGTCAACTGAAGGCCTCGGAGAAGTCCAGTTTTTTCCGGAAAATATCTTCAACTTGCGGTACTATCCCTATTATGGGAAACTGAGACAT GTGAACTACTCTTCCCCGCTGGTGGCTGTGCGCTTTCCTAGTGTCCAGTATGACACCCAACTACACGTTCAATGCAAACTGAATGGCAAAGGCATCATCAACGATTCACCAACTGACCGTTTCCTGGGTAGTGTGTCTTTCACTTTAGAAGTGGGTGCGTAG